A region of Candidatus Thermoplasmatota archaeon DNA encodes the following proteins:
- a CDS encoding tyrosine-type recombinase/integrase: MNEEILEKYRQYLRREYSKQNTRDNYYKFIQYFLEWLWDTRHKRYDELIPDDTKEYKAFCLQHYKTNGNVGRLNSINNFVDNFLHRKELRVSVPNSVYVNKQVLSHEELEQYKNAADTSLEKLVVTYQIDGLLRPSEFFKLMIFLHDCKNQILYLDDTKTGNNHVILTPHMINAFEEYKRCRIPPKRKEDKDKLLIIDKGSHYGLAPSPNSDFVYRVAKRIAARAGFKRSVYPYLIKPSVITDGFNQNVNPKILQRQARHRKIETTLRYDHTTDKMVKDYFNSTQRQPDIDALNPNDKAKVWLDKMLSGEIDLKTFKSGLDVLLPQNRHGGDDVAYL; the protein is encoded by the coding sequence ATGAACGAGGAGATATTAGAAAAATATAGGCAATATCTCCGTCGGGAATATTCAAAGCAGAATACCAGAGATAACTACTATAAATTCATCCAGTATTTCCTGGAATGGCTCTGGGATACTAGGCATAAACGCTATGATGAACTGATACCTGACGATACCAAGGAATACAAGGCATTTTGCCTGCAGCATTACAAAACCAATGGCAATGTTGGCCGTTTGAATTCCATAAACAACTTTGTTGACAACTTTCTGCACAGAAAGGAGCTGCGTGTATCCGTGCCAAATTCAGTATATGTGAACAAACAGGTATTGAGTCATGAAGAACTGGAACAGTACAAAAATGCTGCCGATACATCCTTGGAAAAACTGGTTGTGACCTACCAGATAGACGGTTTACTCCGACCAAGTGAATTCTTTAAGCTGATGATTTTCCTGCATGACTGCAAAAACCAGATACTTTATCTCGATGACACTAAAACTGGCAACAACCATGTGATTCTGACACCACACATGATAAACGCTTTCGAGGAATATAAGCGTTGCAGGATACCACCGAAACGGAAGGAAGACAAAGACAAACTTCTGATAATAGACAAAGGAAGCCATTACGGACTTGCACCATCGCCGAACTCCGATTTTGTATACAGGGTCGCAAAAAGGATTGCTGCACGTGCAGGATTTAAACGAAGCGTCTATCCATATCTGATAAAACCCAGTGTCATAACAGACGGTTTCAACCAGAATGTAAACCCCAAGATCCTTCAGAGGCAGGCACGACACAGGAAGATTGAAACGACGCTGCGGTACGATCATACAACCGATAAAATGGTAAAGGATTACTTCAATAGCACACAGAGACAGCCAGACATTGATGCATTAAATCCTAATGACAAGGCAAAGGTATGGCTGGATAAGATGCTTTCCGGTGAAATAGACCTTAAAACATTTAAATCAGGGCTTGATGTCCTGTTACCGCAGAACAGGCATGGGGGTGACGATGTCGCCTACCTGTGA
- a CDS encoding winged helix-turn-helix domain-containing protein: protein MNDKILDIDGVKYNLWIPKNEEKEFEPIVIAHMKDIFGEGALFFNIKKKIMSIAGEKSIPDGYLIDFDKNEFYVIEIELSTHPEYDHINKQVGKFIKALKNYRTRQQIASVLKENVERDIVRRKFVTDKIGKKDTYQYFLENILEEAQNQKFQVVIIIDKRTDRIMEACEILTPKPKILEFEMYQREDAPSVCAHLFEPFYKVGIKEYVKAEKKEKRARKGEIAPEKAYYIPILESLIELGGSGKMKDVEDKVKGKMRHILTKKDYETLSNGKTIRWRNRAEWARNDLVSKFGYLKRDSPRGIWEISEKGERYYKENKEE from the coding sequence ATGAATGATAAAATACTGGACATAGATGGTGTGAAATATAATTTATGGATTCCTAAAAACGAGGAAAAAGAATTTGAGCCGATTGTTATAGCGCATATGAAAGATATTTTTGGGGAAGGGGCGTTGTTCTTCAATATAAAAAAGAAGATTATGTCGATAGCTGGTGAAAAAAGCATACCTGATGGCTATCTGATAGATTTTGATAAAAATGAGTTTTATGTCATAGAAATTGAATTATCAACACATCCAGAATATGACCACATCAATAAACAAGTTGGAAAATTCATTAAAGCACTAAAAAATTATAGAACTCGTCAACAGATTGCCAGTGTTTTAAAGGAAAATGTTGAAAGAGATATAGTAAGAAGAAAATTTGTCACAGATAAGATTGGTAAAAAAGATACTTATCAATATTTTTTGGAGAATATTCTTGAAGAAGCACAAAATCAAAAGTTTCAGGTTGTTATTATTATTGATAAAAGAACAGATAGGATTATGGAGGCTTGTGAGATACTGACTCCAAAACCAAAGATTTTAGAGTTTGAGATGTATCAAAGAGAAGATGCTCCCAGTGTTTGTGCCCATTTATTTGAACCCTTCTATAAAGTCGGAATTAAAGAATATGTCAAAGCAGAGAAAAAAGAAAAGAGAGCGAGAAAAGGTGAAATAGCACCAGAGAAAGCATATTATATCCCTATTTTAGAATCATTAATAGAACTCGGTGGCAGTGGAAAAATGAAAGATGTTGAGGATAAAGTAAAGGGGAAAATGAGGCATATATTAACTAAAAAGGATTATGAAACATTGTCTAACGGCAAGACTATTCGATGGAGAAATAGGGCAGAGTGGGCACGAAATGATTTAGTGAGTAAATTTGGGTATCTAAAGAGGGATTCTCCACGGGGTATATGGGAAATCTCGGAGAAAGGAGAAAGGTATTACAAGGAAAATAAAGAGGAATAG
- a CDS encoding carboxypeptidase regulatory-like domain-containing protein, which translates to MSKLKTVGIGGFFVFCILLLVLQSGNMSADEIANPVENAFVSLGWSDNSHSYSNGTITNATGYYEMNVAEGKVNVSAGFMQIRGNETIMVGDYTGVFNVTGIPCLYWKNITLPAFPNDTATLEGRVYDNVSEKPLQGNISVIFSDGYFFGMNSTDCNASGFYEIDVPPSDVMIMASATGYYSDFNNTNIGAGTTTIDFYLIPAPPSPPETAVVKGYVTKSNPGEAIENASVSIYGFDVAYSNSTFTDAFGYYQFNTPAGNFSLSATAENHFDNNTIPSFQVNESETKWVNVSLVPFPADNAWVEGYIYDNDTASPIPNAGVEVQGSITVNIIMTGTFTRNTTTDGSGYYNVSAPAIFAEEMYPGYYMNYSEIDLIEASADGYFDNASYDGIIEPGDVMVRDVNLTPKPPETCIVKGYISQGGVPPANQPPTVNITSPSDGATVNEMVSIQGTASDSDGTVQNVEVKIDEGSWQTATGTTSWSYDWDTTTISDGSHTIHARSYDGTDYSTIAQVNVTVDNNQPPTPGATLYVGGTGPNNYTSIQDAIDNASSGDTVFVYNDSSPYNENVVVNKSITLIGEDKETTIIDGGGIDNAVTVTPDNVTMQRLSVKNGGDAGILIDYYVSGAHISDCNLYDNYNGIELDWECSDNFISNNSFWNNTHGIDIWYSTGNTFRNNTVTVN; encoded by the coding sequence ATGAGCAAATTAAAAACGGTAGGTATTGGAGGTTTTTTTGTATTTTGTATTTTGCTGTTGGTGTTGCAATCCGGCAACATGTCAGCTGATGAAATAGCAAATCCGGTTGAAAACGCGTTTGTATCCTTGGGATGGAGTGATAATAGCCATAGCTATTCCAACGGAACTATCACCAATGCTACTGGCTATTACGAAATGAACGTTGCAGAAGGAAAAGTAAATGTTTCTGCAGGTTTTATGCAAATAAGAGGAAACGAAACGATAATGGTGGGAGATTATACCGGTGTTTTCAATGTTACTGGCATTCCATGTCTGTACTGGAAAAATATCACGTTGCCAGCTTTTCCAAACGATACTGCCACATTGGAGGGGCGTGTATATGACAATGTGAGTGAAAAACCACTTCAAGGGAATATAAGCGTTATATTTTCTGACGGTTACTTCTTTGGCATGAACTCGACTGATTGTAACGCCAGCGGTTTTTACGAGATCGATGTGCCTCCTTCGGATGTTATGATAATGGCATCCGCTACCGGCTATTATTCAGACTTCAACAATACAAACATAGGTGCAGGGACGACAACGATTGATTTCTATCTTATTCCTGCTCCGCCATCACCACCTGAAACAGCGGTGGTAAAAGGATATGTTACAAAGTCCAATCCCGGAGAGGCAATAGAAAACGCGAGTGTATCTATATACGGATTCGATGTTGCCTACTCTAACTCTACATTCACCGATGCCTTCGGATACTATCAGTTTAACACTCCCGCAGGAAATTTTTCGCTGAGTGCAACCGCAGAGAATCACTTTGATAACAACACAATACCTTCATTCCAGGTAAATGAAAGCGAGACAAAATGGGTGAATGTCTCGCTGGTGCCATTCCCGGCAGATAATGCATGGGTGGAAGGCTATATATATGATAATGATACTGCCTCGCCCATTCCAAATGCAGGTGTGGAAGTGCAGGGCAGCATAACCGTCAACATAATAATGACAGGTACCTTCACAAGAAACACTACAACAGATGGGAGTGGTTACTATAATGTTTCTGCTCCAGCAATTTTTGCAGAAGAAATGTATCCAGGATATTATATGAATTATTCTGAAATAGATTTAATAGAAGCATCCGCAGACGGATATTTTGATAACGCAAGCTACGATGGCATCATCGAGCCGGGCGACGTGATGGTCAGAGATGTCAACCTGACGCCCAAGCCACCCGAAACCTGCATAGTGAAAGGATACATCTCCCAGGGTGGAGTACCACCAGCCAATCAGCCACCGACGGTAAATATCACTTCCCCATCTGATGGTGCAACGGTGAATGAAATGGTAAGCATTCAAGGAACTGCATCAGATAGCGACGGCACCGTGCAGAACGTGGAGGTTAAGATTGATGAGGGTTCGTGGCAAACGGCGACAGGCACAACGAGCTGGAGTTACGACTGGGATACCACCACGATCAGCGACGGCAGCCATACAATCCACGCTCGGAGTTATGACGGCACTGATTACAGCACCATCGCTCAGGTGAACGTGACTGTGGATAACAATCAGCCACCGACTCCAGGAGCCACATTGTATGTCGGTGGCACGGGACCCAATAACTACACAAGTATTCAAGATGCTATAGATAATGCCAGTAGCGGGGATACCGTGTTTGTTTATAATGATTCCTCTCCATATAATGAAAACGTGGTGGTCAACAAATCCATCACGCTGATTGGAGAGGATAAAGAAACCACCATAATAGATGGAGGGGGAATCGATAATGCGGTCACCGTAACCCCGGACAACGTTACTATGCAAAGATTATCAGTAAAAAACGGAGGCGATGCAGGAATTCTCATCGATTATTATGTTTCGGGTGCTCATATTTCTGATTGTAACTTGTATGACAACTATAATGGAATAGAGTTGGATTGGGAATGCAGTGATAACTTCATTTCCAATAATTCTTTCTGGAACAACACCCATGGCATTGATATCTGGTATAGTACCGGCAATACCTTCCGCAACAACACCGTTACGGTCAATG